CGGTGGATCATCCTGTGAGCCTGTACGCTGCGACAAAAAAAGCCAATGAGCTGATGGCCCATTCCTATAGCCACCTTTTCGGAATACCCTCAACAGGACTGCGTTTTTTTACGGTTTATGGTCCATGGGGACGCCCCGACATGGCTTTGTTTATTTTCACGCGGTCTATTCTGAAAGGGGAACCTTTGGAAGTATTCAACAAGGGGGAAATGGCCCGCGATTTTACCTACATTGACGACATTACCGAAGGTATTTTGCGGGTTGCTGCAATGCCTCCTGCCGGAAGAAGCGACTGGGATCCTGAGCATCCTGATCCTGCCTTTTCAACTGCTCCGTACCGGATTTTCAATATTGGAAATAACCGGCCGGTGCGTCTGCTCGACTTTATCCATGCGCTGGAGAAGGAACTTGGCAGAAAGGCCACTTTGCAATACAAACCAATGCAGCCGGGAGATGTGCCGGGTACCTGGGCTGATGTATCGGATCTGGAAGCAGTTACGGGATACAAACCCCGCACATCGGTTGAAGAAGGGGTACACCGTTTTGTACAATGGTACCTCGCCTACTATGAAAAAGGATCAACCTGAATAAAAAATCCTCCGTCAGGAGAATAAAAAAAATCAGCCGGTTGATGCTGGGAAACAACCGGCCGATTGAACGTATTTATACACTCTCTTCTGTGGGCTGTACTGGATTCGAACCAGTGACCCCTACCCTGTCAAGGTAATGCTCTAAACCAACTGAGCTAACAGCCCGTAATCAATGGAGCAGATTTTCAGGGGGCAAAGTTAAAAAAAATAGCCGGTATAATCAACTACTGCTTCAATTTTGGGTTTGCTTTATGACGGTTGGCGTCACGGCTGGTTTTTTTCTGCAGGTTTTTTTCCAGGGCTGTAGTAAGATCTATGCCGGTCTGGTTGGC
This Bacteroidales bacterium DNA region includes the following protein-coding sequences:
- a CDS encoding NAD-dependent epimerase codes for the protein MKYLVTGTAGFIGYHVVRKLMEQGQEVIGADNINHYYEPELKYARLAQCGITRDEADTGKLTVSKTYPSYRFIKCSLEQKKELFRIFEQERPDIVIHLAAQAGVRYSLQHPEAYIESNVEGFLNILEGCRAFPVRHLVFASSSSVYGLNKAMPFSEHHSVDHPVSLYAATKKANELMAHSYSHLFGIPSTGLRFFTVYGPWGRPDMALFIFTRSILKGEPLEVFNKGEMARDFTYIDDITEGILRVAAMPPAGRSDWDPEHPDPAFSTAPYRIFNIGNNRPVRLLDFIHALEKELGRKATLQYKPMQPGDVPGTWADVSDLEAVTGYKPRTSVEEGVHRFVQWYLAYYEKGST